The Oncorhynchus mykiss isolate Arlee chromosome 17, USDA_OmykA_1.1, whole genome shotgun sequence genomic interval cctggagtgctgtagtaacccaaaggctcttttaagagccacccaacctgtcagtgaaaaaagcaaatccatatgtgtgtgtgtgtgtggaggacatgtcaaaaaggggggagagggaataaaTGATGCTGACATGAACAGGGTAGGAATGTGTGCATGGCAGTATAACACAGTGAGTGGGATTCCACTCGTGCTCCGATGTCTGgagcctgtgtaacagtataactttaggccgaaccagggaccctctgcacacatcatcaacaacagtctcagagcaagtgacgtcaccgattgaaactagccgtttcacatcccttagagaagaagaggctccaaatctctctctctctaggcctatatcagggcggacaagcacatggggcgccagcctccatagcgccggccgcacagccagacaccaagacccacagacacaaagaccggcacgagtgagtcacgctgcggagtcaagcgaggaaggccacaagcctatctctctctctctctctctctctctctctgacacgcttttgaaagagacacacagacagagagagagactacctagcacaagaaaacacacaggctccaaatccaactaataaactcatgctaataaaacatcacacacacacacagtgcaagtAAGCATGTCGTTGGACAGTGTATTATTTCGTTTGCCTCCTGGACACATGACGAATACAACGTGAAACTAGTCTCAGCCAGGCCTCACAAGTGCATGTGTTTTAAGGTCCCCAAAAGAGCTCTCCTTTAAAACACCAAGGAGCACATCAGGGGACGCCAAACCATTTGATTCCCTTGCCAGACATCTCGGCTCACTCCACAATCAATGGTGCTCGCAATCGGATGCACTTTTAGGCCATTTAGGAGACAAATAGCACAGGAAAAGCAGTGCGCACCGCTCCACCCGACAGTCGAACGGTGAGGTTTTGAGCGAGTCGCAGCAAAATGCACGGGGCTTCTGCAGCCCACATGACTTTATTCTGAACGGACACAAGTCTGCTCGCTGGGCCGTTCGCTTTTGGGCCAAAAACACGGCTCCGTCGGTGACTTTTGGCCCGATATTGGCGACCAGAAAACACAAGTGAAAGAGCATTTGGCCAGCCCGGAGAAGCCGAGCTGGGTGGCTTGAGTCTACATGGTTCTCATGTCGCGTTTAAGGCCAGCCCCCTGCACGGTGTGGAGCTTCAATAGCGCAGAGCAGCGTCTACAGCAAAGTACTCCTCCTCACAGACTACCGTagtgttgtaagtgtgtgtgtttaccggacCGAACGACAGACATGGCAGAAGTCGCACCAGCACCCGCCGCCGCCGCGCCGGCCAAGGCACCCAAGAAGAAGGCAGCAGCCAAGCCCAAGAAAGCGGGACCCAGCGTAGGCGAGGTCATCGTCAAGGCGGTGTCCGCCTCCAAGGAGAGGAGCGGCGTGTCCCTGGCCGCGTAGGCGAGGTCATCGTCAAGGCGGTGTCCGCCTCCAAGGAGAGGAGCGGCGTGTCCCTGGCCGCGCTCAAGAAGTCTCTGGCGGCAGGCGGCTACGACGTGGAGAAGAACAACTCCCGTGTCAAGATCGCCGTCAAGAGCCTCGTCACCAAGGGCACCCTGGTCCAGACCAAGGGCACCGGTGCTTCCGGCTCCTTCAAGCTCAACAAGAAGGCCGTCGAGGCAAAGAAGCCCGCCAAGAAAGCCGCAGCCCCCAAAGCTAAGAAGGTGGCCGCCAAGAAGCCCAAGAAGGTAGCAGCCAAGAAGGCCGTGGCCGCAAAGAAGTCCCCCAAGAAGGCCAAGAAGCCCGCTACACCCAAAAAGGCCGCCAAGAGCCCAAAGAAGGTGAAGAAGCCCGCCGCAGCGGCCAAGAAAGCGGCCAAGAGCCCCAAGAAGGCTACCAAGGCAGCGAAGCCCAAAGCCGCCAAGCCCAAGGCGGCCAAGGCCAAGAAGGCAGCCCCCAAGAAGAAGTAAACCTATTACAAACAGTGTTCTTTCTACTCGACACATGTTGTTACCacaaaaggctcttttaagagccacccacctctttccataaaagcgcatgtcattccattccacctacctacccgtggtgcaaaagaaatgaaatgaatgacttttacgcaccacattttggagtggctaaatggctttacatttgtcactcaagagtgcagcaccctcaccagtcaacattgttgtgatgtgttagaaTTGGCATGTCACATTGATCCTGATAATAATAAGCATACATACTATAGTGGGTTGGACAGCAGCCATTTGTATTATGAGCCACTCTCGAATTGATTGATACATGTTTCAGTGATTTGAGTTGTCACTTTGGCGCTCCCGCCAACGTGAAAAAGTAACAAAAGTCGGAGGGAAACAGAGTAGCCTAGCCCTCGtcactctgctgcctgcctgcctgcgggcgggtgggtgggggcgggcttagggctgactgcctgtctgtctgtccctccctcactccaattGGATAAGGCCACACCGGTCCGGTGGCCAATCGATGGCTTTTGTGGCGAGGTATAAGTAAGACTCTCGAGGTGGCCAGCGGCTCATTCAGACtttctgtgacatactgaagctacCAATATGAGCGGAAGAGGCAAAACCGGAGGCAAGGCCAGGGCGAAGGCAAAGACACGTTCATCCCGTGCCGGGCTCCAGTTCCCCGTGGGCCGTGTGCACAGGCTGCTGCGTAAAGGCAACTACGCCGAGCGTGTGGGCGCTGGCGCACCAGTGTACCTGGCCGCAGTGCTCGAGTACCTGACTGCTGAGATCCTGGAGTTGGCCGGAAACGCTGCCCGTGACAACAAGAAGACTCGTATCATCCCCCGTCACCTGCAGCTGGCAGTCCGTAACGACGAGGAGCTGAACAAACTGCTTGGCGGCGTGACCATCGCGCAGGGTGGTGTTCTGCCCAACATCCAGGCAGTGCTGCTCCCCAAGAAGACTGAGAAGGTCGTCAAAGCCAAGTAAAATCGCTGGTGCGGCTGCAACTTGACTACTCaacccccaaaggctcttttaagagccaaccACCTAGCTCAACAAAAGCGCAAAGTGTCCTTTCTATGCCTGGCCAATTATTTGGCGtgttagatacacacacatatagacggcACCGTATCAAGTGCCCACATGAGGCCTAAATGAAGGATAACAACTAGTAGGCTAGAATGAGAGCATTATTGCGCGTCAAGTGTAACGTTGCTCGCGGCCCTAACAAAAGACCCAAGCGCGCCTCGGCGAGGGTGGGGGTTGCATTTTGGGGCGGCACGGAGAGGCCGAGCCTCCCGTCCAATGGGCGGCGGAGGAGGCCTCCGCAACGGGCCAATCAGGGCGGTGCGgagatggtgaccaatgagcagacgccgctgccggctttataaacttcacataggcattttgaggctatactccgactgtgaaagaaggaagctagctagctagcgccaTGGCCAGAACCAAGCAAACCGCTCGCAAATCCACCGGTGGCAAAGCACCCAGGAAGCAGCTCGCCACCAAGGCTGCGCGCAAGAGCGCCCCGGCCACCGGCGGCGTGAAGAAGCCTCACCGTTACAGGCCCGGCACCGTGGCTCTTAGAGAGATCCGTCGTTACCagaagtccactgagctgctgatccgcaaactgcctttccagcgcctggtgcgagaaattgcccaggactttaagaccgacctgcgcttccagagttccgcagtgatggccctgcaggaggcaagcgaggcttacctggtcggcctgttcgaggacaccaacctgtgcgccatccacgccaagagggtgaccatcatgcccaaggacatccagctggcccgtcgtattcgcggagagcgcgcataaacgatgacctgatctccaaaatcccccaaaggctcttttaagagccacgtccatatttcagtcaaaaaggcacaattgttccatttgtacacgcccctttcccaccgtgtatgttccctgttctcgagtcactacagaccgtggttcgattccaggctgtatcaccaccggccgtgattgtaaataagagttggttcttaactgacttgagtcgtttcaataacgctctctatatgtgattagatgtatgcctagagtagaagaggggaaaaatacaCTAGCAGTAATGAGTGATAGTAATGATATAGGGCAAAAAGTGTCAAAAATGGTCACTATGTAGCTAAGAACAACTGACTTTGAAAGTCCCATGTTGCAGTGCCGCTGATGAGAGGGGAAAAGTTTACCGTGGAGCACGGAGGCCATCTAGTGGTTAAACGCGGGTACTGTCAGCGTGTGAGCACGTCATAGTGGCTCCCTATTGGTATTTGATCTTcaggccagcgtttcccaaactcggtcctcgggtccCCAAGTGGGGCACGTTGTGTTTTTTCGATTCCAATTGCTCTTGGAATGTAACATGCTAGAGTCTGTCTATTCCTTTGTGAAAATGGCCATTCAATGATTTCTGGGCCATGTGACATTCCTCGATGGCCCCAAAAATCCATGTTTTGATCCGATCATTACAACGTTAGCTGTGTGCACCCCATAATTCATGCGACTGACTAAGCTATTGAAAGTAAAATGATATATCTCTGTCCGGCGCAAGTGAAAGGTGGTCGAAAAAAATTGTTACCAACGTTGTGGTTGAAGGTACAGGAAATGTTGTAGGCCACCAAATTAGACGTGATATTATTAAGTCGCCCTTCTGTgcttgtttgtgtgcgtgcatagGTAAGTTGTTTCGATATGGTGGAATAAATGGAGAAATGAAAGGAATGTATTTAGTGGGATGAATTCAGTGTGCGATTGAATATTCCAATGCCATACCCATTGATAGGCCTTTAGACTAGATCCGAGATCCCTTAAGAGAAAAGGTATCAGGACAGCAGGAATCAATAGATGTAATCGTCAAGGGCTTGCAAAACAGCTGTTACGAAGCTGCCGGGATGATTGCCCTATTAGTAGTTGACCAATTACAGAATAGCAATCACCAATGCAGGCAGGTACGTGGTGATTGCTGCATTGGCTTCGTAAATAGGCTTCATAGGAACTAAATGGCTCAGCACATGACACCTTCACAGTGCAGAATATTTGATACTATTGACTCCGGTTGAGTAGAGTCGTGTGTCTTTGGCGTGATTTGAAGTCGACTTCTGATGTGGGATTTAGTTCATTTTTCAAAGAAGATTTGCTGACGAATCGAAACCCCTTGACCAAATGATACGACAAAGTAAAGGCCCTAAATACAGGCTGCCAGTTAAATGCAGCAATGACACGGCTAAAGTGTGTCATTGCAGGACAaaagagcaggaattgtctgctgttgCATCTTCACTCATGAGACAGGTAATAGGGGAGCTCCGTGGTGCTGAAAAGGACAGCGCCCCTGGCCATTTGCCAAGGCCTATTTCCCGTTGGAGGGATTTTTGACATGCTATAGGCACAGTTCagtacacccctcacccctatCCTGTAATTGGTCCCAGAATCATCCACTTGATTCCCGACCACCAACCGATTGTCGGGGTGCATTGGTGTAAAATGTGGTCGTCGAGATCAGGTTCTATGGCATCTGTACCTTTTTTTGGAGCTACCTACACCAGTAGGGGAGCTTACAGATAAAGAGTGCACTAGGCTAGAGAGAAAAGTAGCATTCCGtttttcattttctctcttttgATACTTGAGAAACATAGATTCACATGACGTCCAAATCTGCAAGAGACAAAAGCAGCAGAAAATCAGCAGGTGAAGAAAAGGGTTAAGTGAATATGATTTAAGAGCAGTCAAATGAAGTAATAGTGACATAGATTGTAAGAAATGAAATGTACCATGTGAACATTGCATTGTGGCTTTAGAAGAGCATGTATTTGTAGATGAATGACAGATTAGGTTTGGTGACAAAGTAACTGTATAATTTGAGGTACTCTACATGAGCATGTGTTTGCCTATTTGATGATCTGTTGTAGTTAATGTTTGATTTTGAGCACATACTTGTTGTGACAATTGCATCAGGTTGAGGGAGAAATGGTCTGTGTGGCCATTGTGAGTGGCACTTCTGATCCAGCAGGTGGTGTTAAGATCCCTCCCTATGTGGCTTTGAATGATGAGCCAGTGTTGGCAAAATGACTTGTGGTCCAGCGGGTGGCGGTGAAATGCCTCCCTATCTATATGACTTGCCCTATTCCTTTGACATTGTTCACTTGATTGGAGATGATTCCGGTCTTCTTCATGAGCACTCCTGCatgtcttccttcctgtcttgccatgtgggttccacggaggtgtgtgtttttgttagatatcactgggcacattcctaacgtggaggtggtttgcatagctcatgtcatgtggatatataaagtattgtattgtaaggtatgttagtctacggacggtctgacattgctcgtccatatattgatgtattccaattgcatttgggtgtattgtgtggaatgttggaacatggttagatattacttgttagacttgactgtgctgttggagctagtaacacaagcatttccgacatctgctaaacaggtgtatgtatatctctctagtcacccccaaaaccaattctttctttggc includes:
- the LOC118940452 gene encoding histone H2A-like, translated to MSGRGKTGGKARAKAKTRSSRAGLQFPVGRVHRLLRKGNYAERVGAGAPVYLAAVLEYLTAEILELAGNAARDNKKTRIIPRHLQLAVRNDEELNKLLGGVTIAQGGVLPNIQAVLLPKKTEKVVKAK
- the LOC118940450 gene encoding histone H3; the encoded protein is MARTKQTARKSTGGKAPRKQLATKAARKSAPATGGVKKPHRYRPGTVALREIRRYQKSTELLIRKLPFQRLVREIAQDFKTDLRFQSSAVMALQEASEAYLVGLFEDTNLCAIHAKRVTIMPKDIQLARRIRGERA